Proteins encoded within one genomic window of Agelaius phoeniceus isolate bAgePho1 chromosome Z, bAgePho1.hap1, whole genome shotgun sequence:
- the LOC129133166 gene encoding serine/threonine-protein kinase PAK 3-like: MEGVCAAAFTAFTVAYSGYFFTHLARHISRAWRESALWSPKGTSEPPVAVCLPEEEAQGEEDAQQSVPAATAGPEHAASSSTSSVLAPAGAAAEGSEGASSPQAGKCSGSSSCIWSTSSSSGSREQLGERTEDKCLAMLKMLVSEGDPEAEYTELETIGKGGFGTVCMAVETATGEEVAIKKISLLQESGSELCLNEIQVMRGNKHANLVNYVDSYLLDEELWLVMEYMDGGSLHDVIRETRLAEGEIAAVSRECLQGLDFLHSKQVIHRDVKSHNILLGLDGSVKLADFGLAAQLTAEQSKQRSAVGTTYWMAPEIFTRKLYGPKVDIWSFGIVGIEMVEGAPPYRMKTSRTVQELISSGGRPKLQKPRQQSAWLRDFLHCCLERDEDRRWSAQELLQHPFVTSAKPTSELTPLIMATQQFMANRRY, from the exons ATGGAGGGAGTGTGTGCTGCAGCTTTCACGGCTTTTACCGTGGCTTATTCCGGGTACTTTTTCACCCACCTGGCAC GTCACATCAGCCGTGCCTGGAGAGAATCCGCTCTTTGG agccCAAAGGGAACCTCGGAGCCTCCAGTGGCTGTGTGTCTTCCTGAAGAAGAGGCCCAAGGGGAGGAAGATGCCCAGCAAAGTGtacctgctgccactgcagggcctgagcaTGCAGCATCA AGCTCCACctcctctgtcctggcacctgcaggggctgcagcagaaggCTCTGAAGGAGCCTCCAGTCCCCAAGCTGGCAAGTGCAGCGGGAGCAGCTCGTGCATCTGGAGCACCAGTagctcctctggcagcagagagcagctgggagagaggacAGAGGACAAGTGCCTGGCCATGCTGA agatgcTGGTGAGCGAGGGAGATCCTGAGGCTGAATACACAGAGCTGGAAACCATTGGCAAAGG gGGTTTCGGCACGGTGTGCATGGCAGTGGAGACTGCCACAGGAGAAGAG GTGGCCATAAAGAAAATTAGTCTCCTGCAAGAGAGCGGCAGTGAACTGTGCCTGAATGAAATCCAGGTCATGCGTGGCAATAAGCACGCCAACCTTGTCAACTATGTAGACAG CTACCTGCTGGACGAGGAACTCTGGCTCGTGATGGAATACATGGACGGAGGTTCCTTACACGATGTCATCAGGGAGACTCGCCTGGCAGAAGGAGAGATAGCAGCTGTCTCTCGGGAG tgcctgcaaggccTGGATTTCCTTCACTCCAAGCAAGTGATCCACCGGGATGTCAAAAGCCACAACATTCTCCTGGGTCTGGACGGATCCGTCAAGTTGG ctgattttggccttGCTGCTCAGCTGACCGCTGAGCAGAGCAAACAGAGATCAGCTGTTGGGACCACTTACTGGATGGCGCCAGAAATCTTCACCAGGAAGCTCtatggccccaaagtggacatctggtccttTGGCATTGTGGGGATCGAGATGGTGGAAGGGGCGCCTCCTTACCGGATGAAAACCTCCCGCACG GTTCAAGAGCTGATCAGCAGCGGGGGCAGGCCAAAGCTGCAGAAGCCCAGGCAGCAGTCGGCGTGGTTGCGAGActttctgcactgctgcctggagagggacgaggacaggcgctggtctgcccaggaactGCTGCAG CATCCGTTTGTAACATCAGCCAAGCCGACCTCCGAGCTGACGCCTCTGATCATGGCCACGCAGCAGTTTATGGCCAACAGGAGATACTAG
- the LOC129133184 gene encoding serine/threonine-protein kinase PAK 3-like gives MEGVCAAAFTAFTVAYSGYFFTHLARHISRAWRESALWSPEGTSEPPVAVCLPEEEAQGEEDAQQSVPAATAGPEHAASSSTSSVLAPAGAAAEGSEGASSPQAGKCSGSSSCIWSTSSSSGSREQLGERTEDKCLAMLKMLVSEGDPEAEYTELETIGKGGFGTVCMAVETATGEEVAIKKISLLQESGSELCLNEIQVMRGNKHANLVNYVDSYLLDEELWLVMEYMDGGSLHNVIRETHLAEGEIAAVSRECLQGLDFLHSKQVIHRDVKSHNILLGLDGSVKLADFGLAAQLTAEQSKRRSAVGTTYWMAPEIFTRKLYGPKVDIWSFGIVGIEMVEGAPPYRMKTSRTVQELISSGGRPKLQKPRQQSAWLRDFLHCCLERDEDRRWSAQELLQHPFVTSAKPTSELTPLIMATQQFMASRRY, from the exons ATGGAGGGAGTGTGTGCTGCAGCTTTCACGGCTTTTACCGTGGCTTATTCCGGGTACTTTTTCACCCACCTGGCAC GTCACATCAGCCGTGCCTGGAGAGAATCTGCTCTTTGG agcccagagggaACCTCAGAGCCTCCAGTGGCTGTGTGTCTTCCTGAAGAAGAGGCCCAAGGGGAGGAAGATGCCCAGCAAAGTGtacctgctgccactgcagggcctgagcaTGCAGCATCA AGCTCCACctcctctgtcctggcacctgcaggggctgcagcagaaggCTCTGAAGGAGCCTCCAGTCCCCAAGCTGGCAAGTGCAGCGGGAGCAGCTCGTGCATCTGGAGCACCAGTagctcctctggcagcagagagcagctgggagagaggacAGAGGACAAGTGCCTGGCCATGCTGA agatgcTGGTGAGCGAGGGAGATCCTGAGGCTGAATACACAGAGCTGGAAACCATTGGCAAAGG gGGTTTCGGCACGGTGTGCATGGCAGTGGAGACTGCCACAGGAGAAGAG GTGGCCATAAAGAAAATTAGTCTCCTGCAAGAGAGCGGCAGCGAACTGTGCCTGAATGAAATCCAGGTCATGCGTGGCAATAAGCACGCCAACCTTGTCAACTATGTAGACAG CTACCTGCTGGACGAGGAACTCTGGCTCGTGATGGAATACATGGACGGAGGTTCCTTACACAATGTCATCAGGGAGACTCACCTGGCAGAAGGAGAGATAGCAGCTGTCTCTCGGGAG tgcctgcaaggccTGGATTTCCTTCACTCCAAGCAAGTGATCCACCGGGACGTCAAAAGCCACAACATTCTCCTGGGTCTGGACGGATCCGTCAAGTTGG ctgattttggccttGCTGCTCAGCTGACCGCTGAGCAGAGCAAACGGAGATCAGCTGTTGGGACCACTTACTGGATGGCGCCAGAAATCTTCACCAGGAAGCTCtatggccccaaagtggacatctggtccttTGGCATTGTGGGGATCGAGATGGTGGAAGGGGCGCCTCCTTACCGGATGAAAACCTCCCGCACG GTTCAAGAGCTGATCAGCAGCGGGGGCAGGCCAAAGCTGCAGAAGCCCAGGCAGCAGTCGGCGTGGTTGCGAGActttctgcactgctgcctggagagggacgaggacaggcgctggtctgcccaggaactGCTGCAG CATCCGTTTGTAACATCAGCCAAGCCGACCTCTGAGCTGACGCCTCTGATCATGGCCACGCAGCAGTTTATGGCCAGCAGGAGATACTAG